The Algoriphagus sanaruensis genome window below encodes:
- a CDS encoding WD40/YVTN/BNR-like repeat-containing protein — MKRILSIFLLLGSISAFSQTFDSSFPLKYRNIGPFRGGRSVTATGVVNDPLTYYFGTTGGGLWKTSDAGQHWENISDGYFTTGSVGAVAVSESNPNIIYVGMGEHAPRGVMTSYGDGVYKSTDAGKTWKKLGLEKTQHISRIQIHPTNPDVVYVAAQGALHAPTEDRGIYRSFDGGLTWEKTLFVDNMTGAVELSMDMNFPEILYAAMWEHQRFPWQVKSGGPGSGLYKSTDAGKTWKKIETGLPAEKGKMAVSVSRANSDKVYALIESDTYKDLGGLFVSDNGGESWTLINKSNRLTQRAWYYIEVFADPANEHKVYVQSAPMLVSIDGGKSFEDVDGAHGDYHDLWINPKNPNNMILADDGGGSISFNGGKTWSVQSNMPTAQFYRINVDNQFPYRIYGGQQDNTSVVISSMALGRGGITEEHWNYSAGGESAFLAFDPDDPRYVLGGSYQGTIEVLDMQTQGSTNIMAAPIQYLGMDAKDMKYRFNWNAPIIWSQHEPNTFYHAAQVLLKTSDWGKTWTEVSPDLTRNEKAKQGKGGVPFTNEAVGAENYGTIAYVIESPHEAGVIWTGSDDGLVQLTRDGGKTWTNVTPKGLQECLVNAIDVSPNDPATAYIATTRYKFNDYTPALYKTTDYGKTWTNISKGIPYGAFTRVVREDTEKKDLLFAGTEQGMYLSRDGGATWTSFQLNLPVTPITDLKVAHNDLIVATSGRSYWILDELNIVREVQSKVDKITLYTPEKVLLGNWYSSMNGGNLDGFTGTHPFHGHNPANGMVINYHLPETFADSTELILEVLDSKGNLVRKLSSKSNPDYQSYEGAPAPDPKLSTRKGPNRFVWNLRYPTIPGIPTAYIESSYSGHKAIPGTYTLRLSAGGVSVEAKGEIADIPGYNLTPADYQAYHEWMSSLEAEVTTMHTLVNTAKNYQSQLADLVKKLDQKSEYKDLKNAGETLIKELQTWDEAMVQRRSTAYDDVENFPNKFTANFMFMMNHGESSIPRINEGTKAEYARLMEEWKPLKAEAERLLQTAIPAFNKLATEKGVGVLFVK; from the coding sequence ATGAAACGAATCCTTTCCATTTTCCTTTTGCTTGGAAGCATTTCTGCTTTCTCCCAAACTTTTGATTCGAGCTTTCCGCTCAAATACCGAAATATTGGCCCGTTCCGGGGTGGCCGATCTGTCACTGCTACCGGTGTGGTCAATGACCCGCTCACCTATTATTTCGGAACCACAGGAGGCGGACTTTGGAAGACCAGCGATGCCGGCCAACACTGGGAGAATATTTCCGATGGCTATTTCACCACAGGTTCGGTTGGAGCCGTTGCCGTTTCGGAAAGCAACCCCAACATCATCTATGTGGGAATGGGTGAGCATGCCCCTCGAGGTGTCATGACCTCCTATGGGGATGGCGTCTACAAATCCACCGATGCGGGCAAAACCTGGAAAAAACTAGGTCTTGAAAAGACACAACACATTTCCAGAATTCAAATTCACCCCACCAATCCCGACGTCGTCTATGTTGCCGCTCAAGGCGCGCTTCATGCACCAACCGAAGACCGTGGAATCTATCGATCTTTCGATGGTGGACTAACTTGGGAGAAAACACTTTTTGTGGACAATATGACGGGAGCGGTTGAACTTTCCATGGATATGAATTTCCCGGAGATTCTCTATGCTGCCATGTGGGAGCATCAACGATTCCCTTGGCAGGTGAAATCTGGTGGCCCGGGTTCTGGCCTTTACAAATCCACAGATGCCGGAAAAACTTGGAAAAAAATCGAAACTGGACTTCCTGCTGAAAAAGGAAAAATGGCCGTTTCGGTTTCTCGGGCAAATTCCGACAAGGTCTACGCCTTGATCGAAAGTGACACTTACAAAGATTTGGGAGGTCTTTTTGTTTCCGATAATGGAGGCGAAAGCTGGACCTTGATCAATAAAAGCAATCGACTCACCCAGCGGGCCTGGTATTACATCGAAGTATTTGCAGATCCCGCCAATGAGCATAAAGTATATGTGCAAAGTGCTCCGATGCTAGTATCTATCGATGGGGGCAAGTCCTTTGAGGACGTGGACGGCGCACATGGCGATTACCATGACCTTTGGATTAATCCCAAAAATCCAAATAACATGATCTTGGCCGATGACGGCGGAGGCTCTATTTCCTTCAATGGAGGCAAGACCTGGTCTGTTCAAAGCAATATGCCAACAGCTCAATTCTACCGCATCAATGTAGACAACCAGTTCCCTTACCGAATTTATGGAGGACAGCAAGACAATACCTCGGTGGTCATTTCAAGTATGGCATTGGGTCGGGGTGGAATCACGGAAGAGCATTGGAATTATTCAGCGGGTGGAGAGTCTGCCTTCTTGGCCTTTGATCCAGATGATCCTCGCTATGTCTTGGGAGGAAGCTATCAGGGAACGATCGAAGTTTTAGATATGCAGACGCAAGGATCGACCAATATCATGGCTGCTCCGATTCAGTACTTAGGCATGGATGCCAAGGACATGAAATATCGCTTCAATTGGAATGCTCCGATTATTTGGTCTCAGCATGAACCCAACACCTTTTATCATGCCGCACAGGTATTACTCAAAACTTCAGATTGGGGTAAAACCTGGACAGAAGTTTCCCCTGATTTGACAAGAAATGAAAAAGCCAAACAAGGAAAAGGTGGCGTACCTTTTACCAACGAGGCCGTGGGAGCAGAAAATTACGGCACCATCGCTTATGTGATCGAAAGCCCACATGAAGCTGGGGTAATCTGGACAGGTAGCGACGACGGGCTGGTTCAACTCACCCGTGACGGAGGAAAAACGTGGACGAATGTGACTCCCAAAGGACTGCAGGAATGCTTGGTCAATGCGATTGATGTTTCTCCAAATGACCCAGCGACAGCTTATATCGCCACCACCCGATACAAGTTCAATGACTACACACCGGCCCTTTACAAAACCACCGATTACGGAAAAACCTGGACGAATATTTCCAAGGGAATCCCATACGGCGCATTCACCCGAGTGGTTCGAGAAGACACTGAGAAAAAAGATCTCCTTTTCGCAGGAACAGAACAGGGAATGTATCTTTCCAGAGATGGAGGCGCAACTTGGACTTCTTTCCAGCTGAACCTCCCTGTCACGCCAATCACCGATTTGAAAGTTGCTCATAATGACCTGATCGTAGCCACTTCGGGTAGATCTTATTGGATTCTGGACGAACTGAATATCGTCCGAGAGGTTCAGTCTAAAGTAGATAAAATCACCCTCTACACCCCAGAAAAGGTACTTTTAGGCAATTGGTATTCGAGCATGAACGGAGGAAATCTGGATGGATTCACCGGAACTCATCCTTTCCACGGACACAATCCAGCAAACGGCATGGTTATCAATTACCACCTTCCTGAAACCTTCGCCGATAGCACTGAACTCATCCTTGAGGTTCTAGATTCCAAAGGAAATCTCGTTCGAAAACTCAGTTCTAAATCAAACCCGGATTACCAATCTTATGAAGGTGCTCCAGCTCCTGATCCGAAGCTTTCTACCCGAAAAGGACCTAACCGGTTTGTATGGAATCTCCGGTATCCCACCATTCCGGGAATTCCTACCGCCTACATCGAGTCCAGCTATTCAGGCCACAAGGCAATCCCAGGAACCTACACGCTTCGATTAAGTGCAGGCGGCGTATCGGTAGAAGCTAAAGGTGAAATCGCGGACATTCCAGGCTATAACCTGACTCCTGCAGATTACCAAGCTTACCATGAATGGATGAGCAGTTTGGAGGCTGAAGTGACCACCATGCATACGCTAGTAAATACCGCCAAAAATTACCAAAGCCAACTTGCAGACCTGGTTAAAAAACTGGACCAAAAGTCCGAATACAAGGATTTGAAAAATGCAGGCGAAACCTTGATCAAGGAACTCCAAACTTGGGATGAGGCGATGGTTCAGCGGAGATCTACTGCTTACGACGATGTCGAAAACTTCCCGAATAAGTTTACCGCCAACTTTATGTTTATGATGAATCATGGAGAAAGCAGTATTCCTAGAATCAATGAAGGGACGAAAGCCGAATATGCCCGACTAATGGAAGAATGGAAACCGCTCAAAGCCGAAGCTGAGCGCCTCCTTCAAACCGCCATCCCAGCCTTTAATAAGTTGGCTACGGAGAAGGGTGTGGGAGTTTTGTTTGTGAAGTGA
- a CDS encoding DUF6600 domain-containing protein, which produces MKTILNKTGLGGLALGLILLFSSGLNAKAENHAYSGVSFQVFYDALTPFGDWVKDARYGYIWLPAVYDDFHPYGTNGHWVMTEYGNTWVSDYDWGWATFHYGRWYFDDYYQSWAWIPGYEWAPAWVSWRSGGGYYGWAPLGPGVSINVRINIPTRHWVFIPTARIYHQNVWGFYSPYAHHRTKIKIINRTTVVNNTVVYNNYSVYAGPSRREVERVTRQAVPVYNIRSSEAPGRAAVARNEVRLYRPEINESRGRTAEARPSRVMDANEVRSARSSRQVGPATSSGSSTNRGAYENPSPRREASPSGRGNQGSFDLKQAPAETRTRGTSGPSTRSTAPSRQETRPAPSRESQVRSSSPSSNREAVNPRNSAPARSSDVRQPQQRTQSAPNVRSAPSRPTETRTSAPTRSQGRTEVKSSSPARSSSSAPARTQSSSSGRGKSREKNN; this is translated from the coding sequence ATGAAAACTATCCTAAACAAAACCGGACTTGGCGGACTGGCACTTGGCCTGATTCTGCTTTTCAGCTCAGGTCTCAATGCCAAAGCTGAAAACCACGCTTACTCTGGCGTTTCCTTCCAAGTTTTCTACGATGCCTTGACTCCCTTCGGAGATTGGGTGAAGGATGCGCGCTATGGATACATTTGGCTGCCTGCCGTCTATGATGATTTCCATCCTTATGGAACCAACGGACATTGGGTAATGACCGAATATGGCAACACCTGGGTCTCTGATTACGACTGGGGATGGGCAACCTTCCACTACGGTAGATGGTATTTTGACGACTACTACCAAAGCTGGGCTTGGATCCCTGGCTATGAGTGGGCACCGGCTTGGGTAAGCTGGAGATCAGGGGGCGGATACTACGGCTGGGCTCCTCTTGGCCCAGGGGTATCGATCAACGTTCGAATCAATATTCCAACCCGTCACTGGGTATTTATTCCAACTGCCCGAATCTACCATCAAAATGTTTGGGGCTTCTATTCGCCTTATGCGCATCACCGCACCAAGATTAAAATCATCAATCGGACTACTGTGGTGAACAATACCGTAGTATATAACAACTATTCCGTTTACGCTGGACCAAGCCGAAGAGAAGTGGAACGGGTGACCAGACAAGCCGTCCCTGTGTACAACATCCGATCTTCAGAAGCTCCGGGAAGAGCTGCGGTTGCCAGAAATGAAGTGAGACTTTACCGTCCTGAAATCAATGAATCCAGAGGAAGAACTGCCGAGGCAAGACCTTCTCGGGTGATGGATGCCAATGAGGTCAGAAGTGCTCGCTCCAGCAGACAAGTGGGCCCAGCGACTTCCAGCGGATCCTCCACCAATCGGGGAGCTTACGAAAACCCTTCCCCAAGAAGAGAGGCAAGTCCAAGTGGTAGAGGCAATCAAGGCAGCTTTGATTTGAAGCAGGCACCTGCGGAAACCAGAACTAGAGGAACTTCAGGTCCTAGCACCAGATCAACTGCTCCTAGCAGACAGGAAACCAGACCTGCTCCTTCTCGAGAAAGTCAAGTTCGGAGTTCTTCTCCTTCCTCCAACCGGGAAGCGGTGAATCCAAGAAATAGCGCACCGGCTCGAAGTTCGGACGTTCGTCAGCCTCAGCAGCGAACTCAATCCGCTCCAAACGTAAGAAGCGCTCCGTCAAGACCTACCGAAACTCGGACCTCTGCTCCTACTCGAAGCCAAGGCCGAACAGAGGTGAAATCTTCCTCTCCGGCAAGATCTTCCAGTTCAGCTCCAGCCAGAACTCAAAGTTCGTCCTCTGGCAGAGGTAAAAGCCGAGAGAAAAATAATTAA
- a CDS encoding sensor histidine kinase, which translates to MHIYHSLSQVKPLSKYSYKFLFIAFLGIHIPLIGIIFYILLGNHGQLSQGQVILWVLIFTLIATGITLYILNHLLVPLTLSKNALEKYVRTRELPNLPVTYKDEAGVLMQKVQSTLMTMDEFVQAKNDMIDLISHDLRSPINRNLGLVELAISENKDPEIEDYMKMIQKETQKQIDLLGFLLEQLRREEIEIIEDQKEIISLNDLIQQKLETLDGTIAQKNLDIQLEISKGLSVKVEPELFGQVLQNLIHNACKFSNPDQKITISAGYELDFVKIQVKDSGVGFSPSASERLFKRFTEMGRKGTLGEESTGIGLYLSRRIVERHSGSLKGNSEGKNLGATFEIRIPK; encoded by the coding sequence ATGCATATCTACCATTCACTTTCTCAAGTTAAGCCCTTATCGAAATACAGTTACAAGTTTCTTTTTATCGCCTTTTTGGGAATTCATATTCCCTTGATTGGAATCATTTTTTACATTCTGCTCGGAAACCACGGGCAGTTAAGTCAAGGTCAGGTGATCCTTTGGGTCCTGATCTTTACCCTGATCGCTACAGGAATAACACTTTACATTTTGAACCACCTCTTGGTCCCTTTGACCTTAAGCAAGAATGCCCTTGAGAAGTATGTCCGGACACGGGAGCTCCCCAATTTACCCGTGACCTATAAGGATGAAGCTGGAGTCTTGATGCAAAAAGTGCAGAGCACGCTGATGACCATGGATGAATTTGTGCAAGCCAAAAATGACATGATCGACTTGATATCCCATGACTTACGATCTCCGATCAATCGAAATTTGGGATTAGTGGAATTGGCGATCTCCGAAAATAAAGACCCCGAAATTGAGGATTATATGAAAATGATTCAGAAGGAAACCCAAAAGCAAATCGACCTGCTGGGCTTTCTTTTGGAACAATTACGACGCGAGGAAATCGAAATTATCGAAGACCAAAAAGAAATCATCTCCCTGAATGACCTGATCCAGCAGAAACTGGAAACTCTTGATGGAACGATTGCTCAAAAGAATTTGGATATTCAATTGGAGATTTCGAAAGGGTTAAGCGTAAAAGTCGAACCCGAACTTTTTGGGCAAGTTCTCCAAAACCTCATTCATAACGCCTGCAAATTTTCCAACCCCGATCAGAAGATCACCATTTCGGCAGGGTATGAACTAGACTTTGTCAAGATTCAAGTAAAAGATAGCGGGGTGGGCTTTTCTCCATCAGCCTCCGAGCGACTTTTTAAGCGATTTACAGAGATGGGAAGAAAGGGAACGCTGGGCGAAGAAAGCACAGGAATCGGATTGTATTTGAGCCGAAGAATTGTCGAGCGACATTCCGGTTCGCTCAAAGGGAATAGCGAAGGCAAAAATCTGGGAGCCACTTTTGAAATTCGAATCCCTAAGTAA
- a CDS encoding phosphoribosylanthranilate isomerase codes for MTRPRVKICCISSIEEAKLAVEYGASALGLVGHMPSGPGVIGDELIYQIAKAVPPPISTFLLTSETKPQNIIHHYKRVNTTTIQIVDELEKQEYQSLRDELPNVKLVQVIHVIDENSVKEAIEVSKYVDAILLDSGNPNLSIKELGGTGRTHNWELSREIRKAIPIPLFLAGGLNKNNVRQAIETVQPFGLDLCSSVRTEGQLDRQKLKDFFNAIGH; via the coding sequence ATGACAAGACCAAGAGTTAAAATTTGCTGTATAAGCAGTATTGAAGAAGCAAAATTAGCCGTTGAATACGGTGCTTCTGCATTAGGTTTGGTTGGTCATATGCCAAGTGGCCCAGGTGTAATTGGAGATGAACTCATTTATCAAATTGCCAAGGCAGTTCCACCACCTATTTCAACTTTTTTGCTAACGAGTGAAACAAAACCACAAAACATAATCCACCATTATAAGAGAGTAAATACTACGACAATTCAGATTGTTGACGAATTGGAAAAACAAGAGTATCAATCACTGCGAGACGAATTGCCAAATGTGAAATTGGTTCAAGTAATTCACGTTATTGACGAAAATTCTGTAAAGGAAGCAATCGAAGTATCTAAGTATGTGGATGCTATTTTATTAGACAGTGGAAATCCAAACTTGTCTATTAAGGAATTAGGCGGAACAGGACGAACTCATAATTGGGAATTGAGCCGAGAAATAAGAAAAGCAATTCCAATTCCTTTGTTCCTTGCAGGCGGACTAAACAAAAACAACGTAAGACAAGCAATCGAAACAGTTCAACCTTTTGGGCTTGACCTTTGTAGTAGTGTTCGGACAGAAGGACAACTTGACCGACAAAAATTAAAAGACTTTTTCAATGCAATTGGGCACTGA
- a CDS encoding NUDIX hydrolase, with product MNKIPIGLKRVATLCILRHKDKFLLLKRLKEPNKDNFTPVGGKLDPFESPLKSAIRETFEETGIKVDTMKYCGILTETSPTEYNWTGYVYIADIDIVEPPNCNEGTLMWIGFEDLLKVPTPKTDWYIYKYILDNKPFAFSAEYDGKLNLLSMTEEIENKVII from the coding sequence ATGAATAAAATTCCGATAGGACTTAAGAGAGTTGCGACACTCTGCATTCTGAGACATAAGGACAAATTCCTGTTGCTCAAAAGACTTAAAGAGCCAAACAAAGACAATTTTACACCAGTTGGCGGCAAACTTGACCCTTTTGAAAGTCCTTTAAAGTCAGCCATACGTGAGACTTTTGAAGAAACAGGAATTAAAGTTGATACAATGAAGTATTGTGGGATTTTGACAGAAACCTCTCCGACAGAATACAATTGGACAGGCTATGTATATATCGCAGATATTGATATTGTTGAACCACCAAATTGTAACGAAGGGACTTTGATGTGGATTGGCTTTGAAGACTTATTGAAAGTGCCAACGCCAAAAACTGATTGGTATATTTACAAGTATATTCTTGACAACAAACCTTTTGCATTTAGTGCGGAATATGACGGCAAACTTAACCTTTTGTCAATGACAGAAGAAATTGAAAATAAAGTAATTATATGA
- a CDS encoding metallophosphoesterase family protein, with product MNRRPFLKKLTLASTSLMTMPFISYGKMEFPKASRLKFITASDGHWGQPNTDFETSHRNLIEAIHREKDVDFVLFNGDLIHDQPEFLPEVRKVYDQLQMPWYATRGNHDRVPPSTFLSVMNQPTDFSFIEKDDYGMLLLDCSNEKGEYLCANLDFTKTILEEYRKLSQVFVFVHISQNDWTRNGVACTDFLNLVTSYPNVKATFHGHDHDIDGQMIYRKKPFLWSGHFGGSWGNPFPSYRVCEVGEDGKAITYLKTVKDGTILNGHNL from the coding sequence ATGAACCGAAGACCATTTTTAAAAAAACTCACCTTAGCGAGTACTTCCTTGATGACCATGCCTTTTATTTCCTATGGGAAAATGGAATTCCCAAAAGCCAGCCGTCTCAAATTTATCACAGCTTCTGACGGACACTGGGGCCAACCAAATACCGATTTTGAAACTTCCCACCGAAATCTGATCGAGGCCATCCACCGGGAAAAAGACGTGGACTTTGTCCTTTTTAATGGGGATTTGATTCACGACCAACCCGAATTTCTTCCCGAAGTGCGGAAAGTATATGATCAACTTCAGATGCCTTGGTATGCCACGCGTGGCAACCATGACCGTGTACCTCCTAGCACCTTCCTAAGCGTGATGAATCAGCCGACTGATTTTTCATTTATCGAAAAAGACGATTACGGCATGCTCCTCCTAGATTGCTCCAATGAAAAGGGGGAATACCTCTGCGCAAATCTGGATTTTACCAAAACCATCCTCGAGGAATACCGGAAGCTGTCCCAGGTATTTGTATTTGTGCACATTTCCCAGAATGACTGGACGAGAAATGGAGTGGCTTGCACCGATTTTTTAAATCTTGTCACTTCTTATCCCAATGTAAAAGCCACCTTCCATGGACATGACCATGATATCGATGGGCAAATGATCTACCGAAAAAAGCCATTTCTATGGTCAGGCCACTTCGGAGGAAGCTGGGGAAACCCCTTCCCTTCCTATCGGGTATGCGAAGTGGGCGAAGATGGCAAAGCGATCACCTACCTTAAAACTGTCAAAGACGGCACCATCCTCAACGGACACAACCTTTAA
- a CDS encoding sugar phosphate isomerase/epimerase family protein: MKSTLLMLLLALSLTISKAQETRPGPQLPPETGETFKVGIAGYTFFRFDLDKTLETLQALDVHYLCIKDFHLPMNSTDAEIAAFHEKLKAHEVTGYAVGPIYMKSEEEVDRAFAYAKRVGVKLIVGVPNVELLPYVEKKVQEYDFKFAIHLHGPDIKIYQDADEVWNHTKDLDPRMGMCLDIGHDTRNGKDPVADMEKYHTRVFDMHIKDVTGPTKLGYSLEIGRGIIDFPAMVRMIRKVGYTGVCSLEHERNMDNPFMGIAESVGYFRGVIETTKE, encoded by the coding sequence ATGAAATCAACGCTTTTGATGCTTTTGCTTGCCCTATCGCTGACGATAAGCAAAGCCCAAGAAACCAGACCCGGACCGCAACTTCCACCTGAAACAGGCGAGACCTTCAAAGTAGGAATCGCTGGCTATACCTTCTTTAGATTTGACCTTGACAAGACCCTCGAAACCTTACAGGCTTTGGACGTGCATTATTTGTGCATCAAGGATTTTCATTTACCCATGAACAGTACCGATGCAGAGATCGCGGCTTTCCATGAAAAACTGAAAGCCCATGAGGTGACTGGTTATGCCGTTGGGCCGATTTACATGAAATCTGAAGAGGAAGTTGATCGGGCATTTGCCTATGCCAAGCGCGTCGGAGTAAAATTGATTGTAGGCGTACCCAATGTGGAGCTACTGCCTTATGTCGAAAAAAAGGTACAAGAGTATGATTTCAAATTCGCCATTCACTTGCATGGGCCGGATATCAAGATCTATCAAGATGCCGATGAAGTGTGGAACCATACCAAAGATCTAGATCCCCGAATGGGCATGTGCTTGGACATCGGGCACGACACCCGAAATGGCAAAGACCCTGTTGCAGACATGGAAAAATACCATACCCGTGTCTTTGACATGCACATCAAAGATGTGACTGGCCCGACCAAATTGGGTTACTCCTTGGAGATTGGCCGTGGAATTATTGATTTTCCAGCGATGGTCCGAATGATTCGAAAAGTAGGCTATACAGGCGTGTGTAGCCTGGAACATGAGCGGAATATGGATAATCCATTTATGGGGATTGCTGAATCGGTGGGCTACTTCCGCGGAGTGATTGAGACGACTAAGGAGTAG